From a region of the Helianthus annuus cultivar XRQ/B chromosome 5, HanXRQr2.0-SUNRISE, whole genome shotgun sequence genome:
- the LOC110943413 gene encoding serpin-ZX → MAPFFRHPIFNNPRLKQRYPKPAFKPSRPQHRRLDQSMMIRNQTHVSAALATHLLSNKQDFNVVFSPLSIQVALSVLSAGCKGETLDQLLAFLKVDTTDDLNSLYSDLVSSVLADGSPSGGPKLSSVNAIWVGENFSLKPCFKQVVDTVYRAACKQVDFQKAEEVADEVNSWAKEQTHDLIKEVITDKQVTDDTMLILTNAIYFKGTWRQQFETSLTEEGDFHLLNGNKVKVPFMTNYENQFVHEYDDFKVLGLPYSQGPDKRKFTMYFYLSDAKDGLPSLIKKIGSIPNFFDHHIPREKVRVGEFFIPKFKIEFGFEASDMLKKLGLKLPFEFGSRITEIVDSPNLYVSSVIHKSVVEVNEEGTEAAAVTVVTLGTGCPRRKIMIKDWVDFVADHPFLFVIREDVTGVVLFMGQVIHPS, encoded by the exons ATGGCTCCTTTTTTCCGCCATCCCATCTTCAACAACCCTCGTCTCAAACAGCGTTACCCAAAGCCCGCTTTTAAACCCTCTCGGCCACAACATCGTCGTCTCGACCAGTCCATGATGATCCGCAACCAAACCCATGTCTCAGCTGCACTCGCAACACACCTTCTGTCCAACAAACAAGACTTCAACGTTGTTTTCTCGCCCCTTTCGATCCAGGTCGCCCTGAGCGTACTATCTGCCGGTTGCAAAGGTGAAACACTTGACCAACTCCTGGCTTTCCTTAAGGTGGATACCACGGATGACCTCAACTCTCTCTATTCGGACCTTGTGTCCTCGGTATTAGCCGACGGTAGTCCTAGTGGCGGACCTAAATTGTCTTCTGTAAACGCCATTTGGGTTGGTGAAAACTTTTCTCTCAAACCATGTTTCAAGCAGGTTGTGGACACCGTTTATAGAGCCGCTTGCAAACAAGTCGATTTCCAAAAG GCAGAAGAGGTAGCCGATGAAGTGAATTCATGGGCCAAAGAGCAAACACATGACCTTATCAAGGAAGTCATTACTGATAAACAAGTTACTGATGACACAATGCTCATCCTTACAAATGCTATCTACTTCAAGGGAACATGGCGTCAGCAGTTTGAAACCTCATTGACTGAAGAAGGTGACTTTCACCTCCTCAATGGCAATAAAGTTAAAGTTCCCTTTATGACCAACTACGAAAATCAATTCGTACATGAATATGATGATTTCAAAGTATTGGGTCTTCCTTATTCGCAAGGTCCAGATAAGCGTAAGTTCACAATGTACTTTTACCTCAGTGATGCGAAAGATGGGCTTCCGTCTTTAATAAAGAAGATCGGTTCCATACCCAATTTTTTTGACCATCACATTCCACGAGAAAAGGTAAGAGTCGGGGAGTTTTTTATACCAAAATTTAAGATAGAATTCGGGTTTGAAGCTTCTGATATGTTGAAGAAATTAGGCCTTAAACTCCCTTTCGAGTTTGGATCTCGAATCACCGAAATAGTGGACTCACCAAACCTTTATGTTTCGAGCGTCATCCATAAATCTGTTGTGGAGGTAAATGAAGAAGGTACAGAAGCTGCAGCAGTCACTGTAGTTACATTAGGTACTGGATGTCCACGCAGGAAAATTATGATTAAAGATTGGGTTGATTTTGTGGCAGATCACCCGTTCTTGTTTGTGATTAGAGAAGATGTGACCGGAGTCGTGTTGTTTATGGGACAGGTGATTCACCCTAGTTAG